The following nucleotide sequence is from Mycobacteriales bacterium.
CTGCAGGATCTCCTGGGTACGGCGCGCGACCTGGTAGTGCTCGTCACCGACGTAGCGCGGGTCAAGGATCCGCGAGGTCGAGTCGAGCGGGTCGACGGCCGGGTAGATGCCCTTCTCCGAGATCGACCGCGACAGAACGGTGGTCGCGTCGAGGTGGGCGAACGTGGTGTGCGGCGCCGGGTCGGTGATGTCGTCCGCGGGGACGTAGATCGCCTGCAGCGACGTGATGGAGTGACCACGTGTCGAGGTGATCCGCTCCTGCAGCTCGCCCATCTCGTCAGCCAGCGTCGGCTGGTAACCGACGGCGGAGGGCATGCGGCCGAGCAGCGTCGAGACCTCGGAGCCCGCCTGGGTGAACCGGAAGATGTTGTCGATGAACAGCAGCACGTCTTGCTTCTGCACGTCGCGGAAGTACTCCGCCATCGTGAGGCCGGCGAGCGCGATCCGAAGGCGGGTGCCCGGCGGCTCATCCATCTGACCGAACACGAGGGCGGTGTCCTTGAGGACGTCCGCCTCCTCCATCTCGAGGTAGAGGTCGTTGCCCTCGCGGGTGCGCTCACCGACACCG
It contains:
- the atpD gene encoding F0F1 ATP synthase subunit beta, with the translated sequence GVGERTREGNDLYLEMEEADVLKDTALVFGQMDEPPGTRLRIALAGLTMAEYFRDVQKQDVLLFIDNIFRFTQAGSEVSTLLGRMPSAVGYQPTLADEMGELQERITSTRGHSITSLQAIYVPADDITDPAPHTTFAHLDATTVLSRSISEKGIYPAVDPLDSTSRILDPRYVGDEHYQVARRTQEILQKYRDLQDIIAILGIDELSEEDRIAVNRARRIERFLSQPFFVAEQFTGIPGKFVPLAETIDSFKRLCDGEFDEQPEQAFFMCGGVEDVEANAKKLSE